ACCGACCCGGCCGTCGTCGACGCGATGCACCGCACCCCGTTGCGCGAGGCCGTCTCCCCCAGCCGCGAGTACGCGTGGTGGGTCGAGCGCGAGCGCGCGCTCGCCGGGGCGTGGTACGAGATCTTCCCGCGCTCCGAGGGCGCCCACTTCGACGAGACCACCGGCAAGTGGCGCACCGGCACGTTCCGCACCGCGATGGACCGGTTGCCGGCGATCGCCGGTATGGGCTTCGACGTCGTCTACCTCACCCCCGTCCACCCGATCGGGTCGATCAACCGCAAGGGCCCGAACAACACCCTGACCGCCGGCCCGGACGACCCGGGCTCGCCCTACGCGATCGGCAGCAAGGACGGCGGTCACGACGCCCTGCACCCCGAGCTGGGCACCTGGGAAGACTTCGATGCCTTTGTGGCACGGGCCGACTCGCTCGGCCTCGAGGTCGCGATCGACCTCGCCCTGCAGTGCGCACCCGATCACCCGTGGGTCACCGAACACCCGGAGTGGTTCACCACCCGCGCCGACGGCACGATCGCCTACGCCGAGAACCCACCGAAGAAGTACCAGGACATCTACCCGCTCAACTTCGACAACGACCCGGCCGGCATCTACGCCGAGGTGCGTCGGGTGATACAGGTGTGGATCGACCACGGCGTGAAGATCTTCCGCGTCGACAACCCGCACACCAAGCCGGTGGAGTTCTGGCAGTGGCTCATCGCCGACGTGGCCAAGGAACACCCGGACGTCATCTGGTTGGCCGAGGCGTTCACCCGTCCGGCGATGATGCACACCCTCGCGAAGGTGGGCTTCCAGCAGAGCTACACCTACTACGCGTGGCGCAACGAGGCGGAAGAGCTTCAGGAGTACGTCGAGGAACTCGCCGGTGACGCCGCCGCATACATGCGTCCGTCGTTCTGGCCGACCACCCACGACATCCTCACGCCGTACATGCAGTTCGGCGGACCGACCGCGTGGAAGCTGCGGGCGGCGCTCGCGGCAACCCTGGTGCCGACGTACGGCATCTACGCCGGCTACGAACTCGTCGAGCACGTCGCGCGCCCGGGCGCGGAGGAGCAGATCGACAACGAGAAGTACGAGTTCAAGGACCGCCGCTGGGCCGACTACGAGCCCGGTGGGGCGAAGGAGGGACAGACCCTCGCGCCGTACCTGACCCGGTTGAACGAGATCCGTCGCAGCCACCCGAGCCTGATGTGGTTGCGCAACATCACCTTCCACAAGGTCGACGACGGCGCCCTCATCGTCTTCTCCAAGAAGCGCGGCGACGACGTCGTCATCGTCGTGGCGAACCTCGACCCTCACTCCACCCGGGAGAGCTGGGTGCACCTCGACCTCGAGGCGCTCGGGCTGCACCCGGGCGAGTGGTTCGTGGCGCACGACCTGATCACCGACGCCTCCTGGCACTGGAGCGAGCACAACTTCGTGCGCCTCGGTGTCGACGGCGAACCGTTGCACATCATCGAGCTGCGCAGGGACTGAAACCACCATGAGCGTCCAGGGATTCAACCTGCAACAGCCCGGCCTGAAGCACGACCCGCAGTGGTTCCGCAAGGCGGTCTTCTACGAGGTGCTGGTGCGCGCCTTCGGTGACTCGACCGGCAACGGCTCGGGCGACTTCACCGGCCTCATCAACCGCCTCGACTACCTGCAGTGGCTGGGTGTCGACTGCCTGTGGCTGCCGCCGTTCTACGCCTCACCGCTGCGCGACGGCGGCTACGACATCGCCGACTACAAGGCGGTGCTGCCCGAGTTCGGCACACTGCCGGAGTTCACCGAACTCGTCTCGCAGGCGCACGCCCGCGGCATCCGGATCATCACCGACTTCGTGATGAACCACACCAGTGACCAGCACCCGTGGTTCCAGGCGTCGCGCAGCGACCCCGAGGGGCCGTACGGCGACTACTACGTGTGGTCCGACACCGACGACAAGTACAACGAGGCCCGCATCATCTTCGTCGACACCGAGGTGTCGAACTGGACCTTCGACCCGGTGCGCCGCCAGTTCTTCTGGCACCGCTTCTTCTCCCACCAGCCGGACCTCAACTTCGAGAACCCGAAGGTGCAGGAGGAGATGTTCGACATCGTGCGGTTCTGGATGGACCTCGGCATCGACGGGTTCCGTCTCGACGCCGTGCCCTACCTGTTCGAGGAGGAGGGGCACAACGGCGAGAACCACCCGAAGACGCACGACTTCCTCGTCGAGCTGCGCAAGATGGTCGACACCGAGTACCCCGGACGCGTGCTGCTCGCCGAGGCGAACCAGATGCCGCACGAGGTCGTCGACTACTTCGGCACCGAGGAGAAGCCGGAATGCCACATGTGCTTCCACTTCCCGGTGATGCCGCGGCTGTACTACGCGCTGCGCGAGGAGAAGGCGACCCCGATCATCAAGGTGCTCCAGGAGACCCCGCCGATCCCGAAGGGCACCCAGTGGGGCACCTTCCTGCGCAACCACGACGAGTTGACGCTGGAGATGGTCACGCCGGAGGAACGTGCCGCGATGTACGGCTGGTACGCCCCCGACCCGCGGATGCGGGCCAACGTCGGCATCCGGCGGCGGCTGGCGACGCTGCTCGACAACAGCCGCGCCGAGACCGAGTTGATCCACGCGCTCCTGCTCTCGCTGCCCGGCTCGCCCTGCCTGTACTACGGCGACGAGATCGGCATGGGCGACAACATCTGGCTCGACGACCGCGACGCGGTGCGCACCCCGATGCAGTGGACGCCCGACCGCAACGCCGGCTTCTCCAGTGCCGATCCGGGCAAGCTCTACCTGCCGGTGATCTCCTCGCTCGTCTACCACCACAACAACGTCAACGTGGAGGCGCAGATGGCGCACTCCTCCTCGCTGTTGCACTGGGTGCGCGAGATGCTCGCGATCCGGGCCAACTACCCCGTGTTCGGGTTGGGCGACTTCGTGATGCGCGAGGCCGACAACGACTCGGTGCTGGCCTTCACCCGCACCATCGACCCGGGCGACGACGAGGACGACCAGATCGACGTCCGCACGGTGCTGTGTCTGAACAACCTCTCCTCGAGCCCGCAGTCGGTCACCGTCCAGTTGCCACCGGAGTTCGCCGGTGCGCGGCTGCGCGACCTTTTCGGCGGAGCCCACTTCCCGGCCGTGGCCGATGACGGCAAGTCCACCTTCACCCTGGGTTCGCGTGACTTCTTCTGGTTGTCCGTGCGACCCGACGAAAGCAAGTGATCTGACGATGGCCATCCTGCACAAGGCGACCCTGGAACCTTCGAAGAAGGCGCTCGTCGAGGCGTGGATCGGTGGGCAACGCTGGTACACAGGCAAATCCGGTGTTCCGTCGCTGACTCAGGTGGGTTCCTACCGGTTCGACGACCCGGACGGCGAGGTCGGCATCGAGGTGCTCCTGCTGATGGACACCTCGGGTGCGACACCGGTGCTTTTCCAGGTGCCGTTGACCTACCGCGGTGCACCCCTGGAGGGTGCGGAGCGCGCACTCGTCGGCACCACCGAGCACTCCGCGTTGGGCACCCGTTGGGTCTACGACGGCTGCCACGACCCGGTCTTCGTGACCGCGCTGCTCGAGACGATCCTGACCGGCGGGCGGCACGCCGACGTGTCGTTCGAGGAGGGCACGCAGGACCGCCCCGAGGGCGTGCTGCCGGCGACGGTTCGGGTGCAGGGCAGCGGCACCCGCGGACGGCGTATGCCGACGGTGTTGGCCACCCGGGTGCTGTCGGGTGAGCAGTCGAACACCTCGATGATCATCGACACGCAGGCGCGTGACGGCGAGCAGCGCACCGTCATCGTGAAGCTGTTCCGGGTGGTCCAGGACGGCCTCAACCCCGACGTCGTGCTGCAGTCGGCCATCTCGGCGACCGGCTCGACCCGGGTGCCGGCAACGGTCGGCTACCTCATCGGCCAGTGGCCCGACTCCAGCATCGGCACCGGTCACGCGGCCGGGCACCTCGCGTTCGTGCAGGAGTTCCTGCCCGACGTGAGCGACGCCTGGCGCGAAGCGCTCGAGGCCGCCCGCGCCGACACCGACTGGACGGCGAAGGCGCGCGAACTCGGGGTCGCCACCGCGGAGGTGCACGGGGTGCTCGCGCAGGCGTTGCCGACCGCCGAGGTCACGCCGGCGCGGGCCGACTCGGTGCTCGGCGAGATGCGTCGCCGGTATGACGTCGCCGCCCGGGTGCACCCGGCGATCAACCAGTACCGTGCCGCGTTCGAAGCGCTGCTGAACAGCGGGTCTCACGCGAATTGGCCTGCCATGCAACGGATTCACGGCGACTACCACCTCGGCCAAGTGCTCGATGTGCCCGGCCGCGGCTGGGTGCTGCTCGACTTCGAGGGCGAGCCGCTGCGGCCGATGCGCGACCGCAACACCCTCGACTGCCCGCTGCGCGACGTCGCCGGAATGCTGCGGTCGTTCGACTACGCCGCGGCGTCGGTCGAGGGCGATCACACCGCCTGGGCGGCCTCCTGCCGCTCGGCCTTCCTCGAGGGTTACGAGCAGACCTCCGGGGTGCACCTGGCCGACCACGAACCGCTGGTCACCGTGTTCGAGGCCGACAAGGCCGCCTACGAGGTGCTGTACGAGGCACAGAACCGCCCGACCTGGCTGCCGATCCCGCTGGGTGCCCTCGATCGGTTGTTGGGTGGCTCGGCGCACGCGCAGACCGCACCCGCGGGGACCGTTACGAGTGCTGCGCCCCACACCGCGGGCACGTCGACCGCGGGCTTTTCGACCCCGTCAGCGAACCCGAACGACCCGAACACGAAGGAGTCCGTCGTGAGCAACGGAGCCACCGATCTGCCCGCTGCCCCGCGTGTCGACCCGGCCGCTGCGGCGGCCGTGCTGCGCGGCGTGCACACCGACCCGCACACCGTGCTCGGCGGTCAGCGTGACGAGCACGGGCCGTACATCCGTGCGCTGCGTCCGCTCGCGAAATCCGTTGCGGTGCAACTGGCCGACGGCACCCGGGTGCCGATGGAGCATGACGCCGACGGCGTCTGGGCGGCCCGCATCGACTCCGCCGACGAGCCCGACTACCGACTGGTCACCGTCTACGACGACGGCGTCGAGCACATCGCCGACGACCCGTTCCGGTTCCTGCCCACCCTCGGGCAGATCGACCTGCACCTGCTCGGTGAGGGCCGGCACGAGAACCTCTGGGAGATCCTCGGCGCCCACCTGCACACCTACGCGGGGCCGGCCGGAGACGTCACCGGCACCTCGTTCGCCGTGTGGGCACCCAACGCACTCGGCGTGCGCGTCATCGGCGACTTCAACCAATGGGACGGTTTCGCCCACCCGATGCGCCGGCTCGGCAGCACCGGTGTGTGGGAGATCTTCGTGCCAGGCGTCGGTGCCGGCACCCGGTACAAGTTCTCGGTGCTGTGCGCCGACCGGGTGTGGCGCAGCAAGGCCGACCCGATGGCACGCCGTTCGGAGACCGCGCCCGCGACGGCGTCGATCGTCGACCAGTCGCAGTACGAATGGGGCGACGACGAGTGGCTCGCCGACCGTTCAGCGAACGACCCGCACGGTCGTCCGATGAGCATCTACGAGGTGCACCTCGGATCGTGGCGTCAGGGTCAGAGCTACCGCGACCTGGCCGAACATCTGGTCAACTACGTGCGCGACCTCGGCTTCACCCACGTCGAGTTCATGCCCGTGATGGAGCACCCGTACCCGCCGTCCTGGGGCTACCACGTCACCGGCTACTACGCGGTGAACTCCCGGTTCGGCTCCCCCGACGACTTCAAGTACCTCGTCGACCGGCTGCACCAGGCCGGCATCGGGGTCATCCTCGACTGGGTGCCCGGACACTTCGCCACCGACGAATGGGCATTGGCGAAGTTCGACGGCACCGCGCTCTACGAGCACCCCGACCCGCGCAAGGGCTGGCACCCGCAGTGGGGGTCGTACATCTTCGACTACGGCCGACCGCAGGTGCGCAACTTCCTGGTGGCCAACGCGATCTACTGGCTGCAGGAGTTCCACGCCGACGGCCTGCGCGTCGACGGCGTGGCCTCGATGCTCTACCTCGACTACGCCCGCAACGCCGGCGAGTGGGTGCCCAACAAGTACGGCGGCCGGGAGAACCTCGAAGCCGTCCAGTTGTTGCAGGAGACGAACGCGACGGCATACCGGCGGGTGCCGGGAACGGTGATGATCGCCGAGGAGTCGACGTCGTGGCCCGGTGTCACGAAGCCGACGAGCGCCGACGGACTCGGCTTCGGCTTCAAGTGGAACATGGGCTGGATGCACGACACGCTCGACTACTTCGCCGAGCGCCCCGAGCACCGGCAGTTCCACCACCACAAGCTGACCTTCGGTCTGGTCTACGCGTTCAGCGAGCAGTTCGTGCTGCCGATCAGCCACGACGAGGTCGTGCACGGCAAGGGGTCGCTGCTGCGCAAGATGCCGGGCGACCGGTGGCAGCAGTTGGCCAACCTGCGCGCCCTGCTGGCTCACATGTGGTCGCATCCGGGCAAGCAACTGTTGTTCATGGGTTCGGAGTTCGCCCAGGAGTCGGAGTGGGCCGACGGCCGCAGCCTCGACTGGTGGCTGCTCGACCAACCGGCGCACTGGGGCGTGCACGCGCTGGTCAAGGACCTCAACCGCCGCTACCGCGAGCACCCCGCGCTGTGGGAGTTGGACAACGACGCGTCCGGTTTCCAGTGGGTCAACGCCAACGACGAGGCCGGCAACACCTACTCCTACCTGCGCTTCGGCGCGGGTGCGGAGAACGAGCGCGACGTGCTGCTCGCGGTGAGCAACCTCAGCGGTATCGAGCGCGCCGACGTGCGAATCGGTTTGCCCCGCAAGGGAATTTGGAAGGAAGTGCTCAACACCGACGCGTCGGGCTACGGCGGTTCGGGCGTGGGCAACCTCGGCGCCGTCGAGGCGACGGCGCAGCCGGCGGACGGTCAGCCCTACTCCGCCTCGATCACCCTGCCGCCGCTGTCGACGGTGTGGTTCCTCGCTCCCGACTACGTGGCCGACGAGCCGGACGCCGACGAGCAGGGCACCACCCAGCAGGCGGACGAGGAAGCCGAGCTCGCGTCGTCG
This genomic stretch from Calidifontibacter indicus harbors:
- the glgB gene encoding 1,4-alpha-glucan branching protein GlgB; this translates as MAILHKATLEPSKKALVEAWIGGQRWYTGKSGVPSLTQVGSYRFDDPDGEVGIEVLLLMDTSGATPVLFQVPLTYRGAPLEGAERALVGTTEHSALGTRWVYDGCHDPVFVTALLETILTGGRHADVSFEEGTQDRPEGVLPATVRVQGSGTRGRRMPTVLATRVLSGEQSNTSMIIDTQARDGEQRTVIVKLFRVVQDGLNPDVVLQSAISATGSTRVPATVGYLIGQWPDSSIGTGHAAGHLAFVQEFLPDVSDAWREALEAARADTDWTAKARELGVATAEVHGVLAQALPTAEVTPARADSVLGEMRRRYDVAARVHPAINQYRAAFEALLNSGSHANWPAMQRIHGDYHLGQVLDVPGRGWVLLDFEGEPLRPMRDRNTLDCPLRDVAGMLRSFDYAAASVEGDHTAWAASCRSAFLEGYEQTSGVHLADHEPLVTVFEADKAAYEVLYEAQNRPTWLPIPLGALDRLLGGSAHAQTAPAGTVTSAAPHTAGTSTAGFSTPSANPNDPNTKESVVSNGATDLPAAPRVDPAAAAAVLRGVHTDPHTVLGGQRDEHGPYIRALRPLAKSVAVQLADGTRVPMEHDADGVWAARIDSADEPDYRLVTVYDDGVEHIADDPFRFLPTLGQIDLHLLGEGRHENLWEILGAHLHTYAGPAGDVTGTSFAVWAPNALGVRVIGDFNQWDGFAHPMRRLGSTGVWEIFVPGVGAGTRYKFSVLCADRVWRSKADPMARRSETAPATASIVDQSQYEWGDDEWLADRSANDPHGRPMSIYEVHLGSWRQGQSYRDLAEHLVNYVRDLGFTHVEFMPVMEHPYPPSWGYHVTGYYAVNSRFGSPDDFKYLVDRLHQAGIGVILDWVPGHFATDEWALAKFDGTALYEHPDPRKGWHPQWGSYIFDYGRPQVRNFLVANAIYWLQEFHADGLRVDGVASMLYLDYARNAGEWVPNKYGGRENLEAVQLLQETNATAYRRVPGTVMIAEESTSWPGVTKPTSADGLGFGFKWNMGWMHDTLDYFAERPEHRQFHHHKLTFGLVYAFSEQFVLPISHDEVVHGKGSLLRKMPGDRWQQLANLRALLAHMWSHPGKQLLFMGSEFAQESEWADGRSLDWWLLDQPAHWGVHALVKDLNRRYREHPALWELDNDASGFQWVNANDEAGNTYSYLRFGAGAENERDVLLAVSNLSGIERADVRIGLPRKGIWKEVLNTDASGYGGSGVGNLGAVEATAQPADGQPYSASITLPPLSTVWFLAPDYVADEPDADEQGTTQQADEEAELASSAEGAQAASGQVVGAAPSTPAAPDAPAPEPATDSSTQETAGDPSAPDEGKQP
- the treS gene encoding maltose alpha-D-glucosyltransferase, with protein sequence MSVQGFNLQQPGLKHDPQWFRKAVFYEVLVRAFGDSTGNGSGDFTGLINRLDYLQWLGVDCLWLPPFYASPLRDGGYDIADYKAVLPEFGTLPEFTELVSQAHARGIRIITDFVMNHTSDQHPWFQASRSDPEGPYGDYYVWSDTDDKYNEARIIFVDTEVSNWTFDPVRRQFFWHRFFSHQPDLNFENPKVQEEMFDIVRFWMDLGIDGFRLDAVPYLFEEEGHNGENHPKTHDFLVELRKMVDTEYPGRVLLAEANQMPHEVVDYFGTEEKPECHMCFHFPVMPRLYYALREEKATPIIKVLQETPPIPKGTQWGTFLRNHDELTLEMVTPEERAAMYGWYAPDPRMRANVGIRRRLATLLDNSRAETELIHALLLSLPGSPCLYYGDEIGMGDNIWLDDRDAVRTPMQWTPDRNAGFSSADPGKLYLPVISSLVYHHNNVNVEAQMAHSSSLLHWVREMLAIRANYPVFGLGDFVMREADNDSVLAFTRTIDPGDDEDDQIDVRTVLCLNNLSSSPQSVTVQLPPEFAGARLRDLFGGAHFPAVADDGKSTFTLGSRDFFWLSVRPDESK
- a CDS encoding alpha-1,4-glucan--maltose-1-phosphate maltosyltransferase: MTSAPKTTQPQSPVGRIPVVAVKPAVDCGAFPTKSVVDEHFDIEATVFREGHDAVNASVILTDPDGATTLVPMRCTNPGLDHWVCTVSADRPGRWSYRVEGWSDPFGTWEHDATIKVAAGVDVELMLEEGARVLERAAALDHDEQDAALLRAAIATLRDEAKAPGERLAAGTDPAVVDAMHRTPLREAVSPSREYAWWVERERALAGAWYEIFPRSEGAHFDETTGKWRTGTFRTAMDRLPAIAGMGFDVVYLTPVHPIGSINRKGPNNTLTAGPDDPGSPYAIGSKDGGHDALHPELGTWEDFDAFVARADSLGLEVAIDLALQCAPDHPWVTEHPEWFTTRADGTIAYAENPPKKYQDIYPLNFDNDPAGIYAEVRRVIQVWIDHGVKIFRVDNPHTKPVEFWQWLIADVAKEHPDVIWLAEAFTRPAMMHTLAKVGFQQSYTYYAWRNEAEELQEYVEELAGDAAAYMRPSFWPTTHDILTPYMQFGGPTAWKLRAALAATLVPTYGIYAGYELVEHVARPGAEEQIDNEKYEFKDRRWADYEPGGAKEGQTLAPYLTRLNEIRRSHPSLMWLRNITFHKVDDGALIVFSKKRGDDVVIVVANLDPHSTRESWVHLDLEALGLHPGEWFVAHDLITDASWHWSEHNFVRLGVDGEPLHIIELRRD